A region of Faecalibacterium taiwanense DNA encodes the following proteins:
- a CDS encoding alpha/beta hydrolase has protein sequence MKWIRTMVCALGMLACVSLSAFAAEYGEPNITTKTTMKELRENPSIKGSGYYTYCNEWIEGSTQYDDTPIEGYVSYAAAEDAAEGMNLVIENYNRGVQITWQVYTPEEIAENPSLGMVQLYYFPAKTANAKYAIVVPGNGGNTTAELNEGASIANQLHELGYAAFVLRYRSFLNASDNAPLYDIANAVKYLTENADQFGVQRENYALMGFSSGGHIVGLIGSDNEKFGYKAFGLPQPAALLLGYPINDFFEVKPLYQLAIDPLVLGWRYYWTDISDVVNENFTPTYFFYGKNDLYMQRMCYSQQGPLLERKLRESGAVYECHVYENAPHAIGPGRHTDADGWIRQATAFWEKQCK, from the coding sequence ATGAAGTGGATCAGAACGATGGTGTGCGCGCTGGGAATGCTGGCGTGCGTATCGCTTTCGGCATTTGCTGCAGAGTACGGCGAGCCGAACATCACAACAAAGACGACCATGAAGGAGCTGCGGGAGAACCCCAGCATCAAAGGCTCCGGCTACTACACCTACTGCAACGAATGGATCGAGGGCAGCACGCAGTACGATGATACGCCCATTGAGGGCTATGTAAGCTACGCGGCTGCCGAGGATGCCGCCGAAGGCATGAACCTTGTGATCGAAAACTACAACAGGGGCGTACAGATCACATGGCAGGTGTATACCCCGGAAGAAATTGCGGAAAATCCTTCTCTGGGCATGGTGCAGTTGTATTATTTCCCGGCTAAAACAGCCAACGCAAAGTACGCCATCGTGGTGCCCGGCAACGGCGGCAACACCACCGCAGAGCTGAACGAGGGTGCATCCATTGCCAACCAGCTGCACGAGCTGGGCTATGCGGCTTTTGTGCTGCGGTACCGCTCTTTCCTGAATGCATCCGACAATGCGCCACTGTACGATATTGCCAATGCCGTAAAGTACCTGACCGAAAATGCAGATCAGTTTGGCGTTCAGCGCGAAAACTATGCGCTGATGGGCTTTTCTTCCGGCGGACACATCGTGGGCCTGATCGGCTCAGACAACGAAAAGTTCGGCTATAAGGCATTTGGCCTCCCACAGCCTGCAGCGCTGCTGCTGGGTTACCCCATCAACGATTTCTTTGAGGTGAAGCCGCTATATCAGCTGGCCATTGACCCGCTGGTGCTTGGCTGGCGTTACTACTGGACCGATATTTCGGATGTGGTGAACGAAAACTTTACCCCTACCTATTTCTTCTACGGCAAAAATGATCTTTATATGCAGCGCATGTGCTACTCCCAGCAGGGGCCGCTGCTGGAGCGCAAGCTCCGGGAGAGCGGGGCTGTTTATGAGTGCCATGTGTACGAGAACGCACCCCACGCCATTGGCCCGGGCCGCCACACCGATGCGGACGGCTGGATCCGGCAGGCAACGGCATTCTGGGAAAAACAGTGCAAATAA
- a CDS encoding galactokinase family protein — protein MMKSVSAWKQELSSGAHAARLAALYCCAPDETPAQAARYEAVLNGLDATFGPHAEAGLYSAPGRTEIGGNHTDHQHGRVLAGSVNIDMIAAAAPNTLNQLRVQSEGYDLCVIGLDDLAARKEEENTTLSLLRGECEAFRQRGAKLAGLDVYISSNVPKGSGVSSSAAFEVLIGVILNDCFMTDKVSPIEIAQIGQWAENVYFGKPCGLMDQMASSVGNIITIDFADPAHPDVEPVAVDFSKAGLALCILDSCADHADLTDEYAAVPAECRAVAAVCGGEVLRDVPFETFLAKLPECRKQCGDRAVLRAFHIYADNDRVAKQVAALREGDFDTFLRLVNESGHSSWEYLQNVIPAGYKEHQEMGVTIAAAKHYLNGKGAVRVHGGGFAGTAQAFVPVEMLADFKAHMEAILGEGRCHVLSIRPEGGAVL, from the coding sequence ATGATGAAATCTGTTTCCGCATGGAAGCAGGAGCTTTCCAGCGGCGCTCACGCTGCCCGGCTGGCAGCACTTTACTGCTGTGCGCCCGACGAAACTCCTGCACAGGCTGCCCGCTACGAAGCTGTTCTGAATGGTCTGGATGCCACCTTTGGCCCCCATGCTGAAGCTGGTCTTTACAGTGCCCCCGGCCGCACCGAGATCGGCGGCAACCACACCGACCACCAGCATGGCCGCGTGCTGGCCGGCAGCGTGAATATTGATATGATCGCTGCCGCCGCGCCCAACACCCTGAACCAGCTGCGCGTGCAGAGCGAAGGCTACGACCTGTGTGTGATCGGCCTTGATGACCTTGCTGCCCGCAAGGAAGAGGAAAACACTACCCTCTCTCTGCTGCGCGGCGAATGCGAAGCCTTCCGTCAGCGCGGCGCAAAGCTGGCCGGTCTGGATGTGTACATTTCCTCCAACGTGCCCAAGGGCAGCGGCGTTTCTTCCTCCGCCGCCTTTGAAGTGCTGATCGGCGTGATCCTGAATGACTGCTTCATGACCGATAAAGTCTCCCCCATCGAGATCGCGCAGATCGGCCAGTGGGCAGAGAACGTCTACTTTGGCAAGCCCTGCGGCCTGATGGATCAGATGGCTTCCAGCGTTGGCAACATTATTACCATTGATTTTGCGGACCCTGCCCACCCGGATGTGGAGCCGGTGGCCGTGGATTTCTCCAAGGCAGGCCTTGCCCTGTGCATTCTGGATTCCTGCGCAGATCATGCCGACCTGACCGACGAATATGCCGCTGTGCCCGCCGAGTGCCGCGCCGTGGCTGCTGTGTGCGGCGGCGAAGTGCTGCGGGATGTGCCGTTCGAGACCTTCCTTGCAAAGCTTCCGGAGTGCCGCAAGCAGTGCGGCGACCGTGCCGTGCTGCGCGCCTTCCATATCTATGCCGATAACGACCGCGTGGCAAAACAGGTAGCTGCCCTGCGCGAGGGCGATTTTGACACTTTCCTGCGTCTGGTCAACGAGTCCGGCCACAGCAGCTGGGAATACCTGCAGAACGTGATCCCCGCCGGTTACAAGGAGCATCAGGAGATGGGCGTGACCATTGCAGCTGCCAAGCATTATCTGAACGGCAAGGGCGCTGTGCGCGTGCACGGCGGCGGCTTTGCCGGTACGGCTCAGGCCTTTGTGCCGGTGGAAATGCTGGCCGACTTCAAGGCCCACATGGAAGCCATCCTTGGTGAGGGCCGCTGCCATGTGCTGAGCATCCGCCCGGAAGGAGGCGCAGTGCTGTGA
- a CDS encoding alpha/beta hydrolase yields the protein MRNRLRTVMFGIGLMILLAQPAFAEELGQANITPRTKMAEIRSNPSVVGAGIYTYSLDQDRVLDRMYWDAQPLSCLSNHWTAQDAADGLNYLIRTYNAGQRVTFPLYTAEEIAQDTSRDGVELYYLPAEGAQANQKYALVIGGNAIVVSAEIREGISTAWNLHEMGYPVFVLRYRIGMKASNNAPLQDVVRAVQYITEHAGQFGVQAEDYAIVSYSSGGQIAGLFGTDAVGYKNYGLPKPGAMLLGYPVNTFLEFKPVYNILLDPGVCKQRYYKMTLSDYITPDYPPTYHWYGKNDMTLMTMCWSAQGPVLEKALARNHVTHIYHVYDDAPHAVAAGKGTDAEGWLNEAVAFWEEQVG from the coding sequence GTGAGAAATCGATTGCGCACGGTGATGTTTGGTATTGGCCTGATGATCCTGCTGGCACAGCCGGCGTTTGCGGAGGAGCTTGGTCAGGCCAACATCACACCGCGCACCAAAATGGCAGAGATCCGCTCCAACCCCAGCGTTGTGGGTGCGGGCATCTACACCTACTCGCTGGATCAGGACCGTGTGCTGGACCGGATGTACTGGGACGCGCAGCCGCTGAGCTGCCTTTCCAATCACTGGACGGCACAGGATGCGGCGGATGGACTGAACTATCTGATCCGCACCTATAACGCTGGGCAGCGGGTGACCTTCCCGCTTTATACGGCGGAGGAGATCGCGCAGGATACCAGCCGGGACGGTGTGGAACTGTATTATCTGCCGGCAGAAGGGGCGCAGGCAAACCAGAAATATGCGCTGGTGATCGGCGGTAATGCGATCGTGGTCAGTGCGGAGATCCGCGAGGGCATTTCCACTGCATGGAACCTGCACGAAATGGGCTACCCGGTGTTCGTGCTGCGCTACCGCATCGGCATGAAGGCTTCCAACAATGCGCCGCTGCAGGATGTGGTCCGCGCGGTGCAATACATCACGGAACATGCAGGACAGTTTGGCGTGCAGGCGGAGGATTATGCCATTGTAAGTTATTCCTCAGGCGGGCAGATCGCCGGACTGTTCGGCACCGACGCGGTGGGCTACAAAAATTACGGCCTGCCAAAGCCCGGTGCCATGCTGCTGGGCTACCCGGTAAACACCTTCCTGGAGTTCAAACCGGTCTATAATATCCTGCTGGACCCCGGCGTGTGCAAGCAGCGGTATTATAAAATGACATTGTCTGATTACATCACACCGGATTACCCGCCTACCTATCACTGGTACGGCAAAAACGACATGACCCTTATGACCATGTGCTGGTCGGCGCAGGGGCCTGTGCTGGAAAAGGCACTGGCCCGCAACCATGTGACGCATATCTACCATGTGTATGATGATGCTCCCCATGCAGTGGCCGCAGGCAAGGGCACCGATGCGGAGGGCTGGCTGAATGAAGCAGTTGCCTTCTGGGAGGAACAGGTCGGCTGA
- a CDS encoding alpha/beta hydrolase, with the protein MQLKQLELAGGGTLTVYLRDCCERMPNVIDRPLVLVVPGGGYTHVSAREGDPVALQFAAAGYHTAVLDYAICEKAKDYMPLRQLAEAIGLVRQHAAQWHILPEKIAVCGFSAGGHLALSGAVLDIPGEAAQPRPNAVILGYPVVTAGQYAHRGSFVQLAGSADPAAQQVFGLEDKITPQTPPVFVWTTMEDATVPVENTLMLVNALHRAGVPCEAHLFEKGVHGTSISTAEVDQPSRHRHHWVELAVEWLKDTFAFSVC; encoded by the coding sequence ATGCAGCTGAAACAGCTGGAACTGGCCGGCGGTGGGACACTGACCGTTTACCTGCGTGATTGCTGTGAGCGGATGCCGAATGTGATTGACCGGCCATTGGTGCTGGTGGTGCCCGGCGGCGGCTATACCCATGTGAGTGCCCGTGAGGGCGACCCGGTGGCGCTGCAGTTTGCGGCGGCGGGGTACCACACCGCTGTGCTGGACTACGCCATCTGCGAAAAGGCAAAGGACTACATGCCGCTGCGCCAGCTGGCCGAGGCTATCGGCCTTGTGCGACAGCACGCGGCCCAGTGGCATATCCTGCCGGAAAAAATTGCCGTGTGCGGCTTTTCAGCGGGCGGCCACCTGGCCCTTTCCGGTGCTGTGCTGGACATTCCCGGCGAAGCGGCCCAGCCCCGGCCCAATGCGGTCATTCTGGGCTATCCGGTGGTCACGGCAGGGCAGTATGCCCACCGCGGCAGCTTTGTGCAGCTGGCGGGCAGCGCCGACCCGGCGGCACAGCAGGTGTTCGGGCTGGAGGATAAGATCACGCCGCAGACGCCGCCGGTGTTCGTATGGACCACCATGGAGGATGCCACCGTTCCGGTGGAGAACACCCTGATGCTGGTGAACGCTCTGCACCGGGCGGGTGTGCCATGCGAGGCGCATCTGTTTGAAAAGGGGGTGCACGGTACCAGCATCAGCACAGCAGAGGTGGACCAGCCCAGCCGCCACCGGCATCACTGGGTGGAACTGGCAGTGGAATGGCTGAAAGACACTTTTGCCTTTTCCGTCTGTTAA
- a CDS encoding 5-bromo-4-chloroindolyl phosphate hydrolysis family protein: MDGAASMMEAFTAIAQMLGGGAALLTGLHMDRTRKLERLLDKIAGDRDNIPLDELFAAAGIDAAKGRTVVESAISHGYFGADAYIDNRTNTLVVRGAAPQPPRKPKPAPAPEPAPADQYTAILQQLRQVNDAIPDPVMTIKISRLEAVSARIFELAKQDPGKKAQLQKFMDYYLPTALKLLNTYASLPAQDVQGENIADAKKNIERSMDLLVTAFENQLDKLFQSDALDVSADVAALEGMLNMDGLTGNEFTK, from the coding sequence ATGGATGGTGCTGCCAGCATGATGGAAGCCTTTACCGCCATTGCCCAGATGCTGGGCGGCGGCGCTGCTCTGCTAACCGGCCTGCACATGGATCGTACCCGCAAGCTGGAACGCCTGTTGGACAAGATCGCAGGCGACCGCGACAATATTCCGCTGGACGAGCTGTTTGCTGCCGCGGGCATCGATGCCGCAAAGGGCCGCACCGTGGTGGAAAGTGCTATTTCCCACGGTTACTTCGGTGCAGATGCTTACATTGATAACCGCACCAATACTCTGGTAGTGCGCGGCGCGGCTCCCCAGCCGCCCCGGAAACCGAAGCCTGCGCCCGCCCCAGAACCTGCACCAGCGGACCAATATACCGCAATTCTGCAGCAGCTGCGGCAGGTCAACGATGCCATCCCGGACCCCGTGATGACCATCAAGATCAGCCGTCTGGAAGCGGTCAGTGCCCGCATCTTTGAGCTGGCAAAGCAGGACCCCGGCAAAAAGGCTCAGCTGCAGAAATTCATGGACTACTATCTGCCCACCGCCCTCAAGCTGCTGAACACCTACGCCAGCCTTCCTGCGCAGGATGTGCAGGGGGAAAACATCGCCGATGCCAAAAAGAACATCGAGCGCAGCATGGACCTGCTGGTGACCGCCTTTGAAAATCAGCTGGACAAGCTGTTCCAGTCCGACGCACTGGACGTTTCGGCAGATGTGGCCGCACTGGAAGGGATGCTGAACATGGACGGCCTGACCGGAAACGAGTTTACAAAATAA
- a CDS encoding DNA recombination protein RmuC, whose translation MEFLAFLYTVLLVAICLMMALLLYRSAKPAANRDDAERKEWLRQQLEAQNRQMDAKLAEMAQQNLAAMGHISETLQASVQSMSTALAAGQGTQQQTMEQRLQGLEASNARKLEEMRRTLAEGMTALQAQNAQKLDEIRHTVDEQLQDALQKRVTESFKAVNDQLEQVYKGLGEMQNLAADVGGLKQVLSGVKTRGILGEIQLGAILEEILAPEQYDTNVATIPGSTQRVEYAIRMPGADGGTVWLPIDSKFPGDTYAHLQDAQASGDAQAVENARHALELVLRAEAKDIREKYVEPPYTTAFGILFLPFEGLYAEVVNAGLLEVLQRDYQVNIAGPSTMAALLNSLQMGFKTLAIQKRSGEVWQLLGAVKTEFDKFGQGLSKMQQRLRQTDEELDNLIGVRSRAISRKLRAVQTMDESAAAALLELDAEPGKPVAARLPENGEEL comes from the coding sequence ATGGAATTTTTAGCGTTTCTTTACACGGTGCTTCTGGTGGCCATCTGCCTGATGATGGCCCTGCTGCTGTACCGCTCGGCAAAGCCTGCCGCAAACCGGGACGATGCAGAACGGAAGGAATGGCTGCGTCAGCAGCTGGAAGCGCAGAACCGCCAGATGGACGCGAAGCTGGCAGAGATGGCGCAGCAGAACCTTGCCGCTATGGGCCACATCAGTGAAACGCTGCAGGCCTCGGTGCAGAGCATGAGCACCGCCCTTGCCGCAGGGCAGGGCACTCAGCAGCAGACCATGGAGCAGCGCCTGCAGGGGCTGGAAGCCTCCAACGCCCGCAAGCTGGAAGAGATGCGCCGCACCCTTGCCGAGGGCATGACTGCCCTGCAGGCCCAGAACGCCCAGAAGCTGGACGAGATCCGCCATACGGTGGACGAACAGCTGCAGGATGCATTGCAGAAGCGGGTGACCGAAAGCTTCAAGGCGGTGAACGACCAGCTGGAACAGGTGTACAAGGGTCTTGGCGAAATGCAGAACCTTGCCGCTGATGTGGGCGGGCTGAAACAGGTGCTTTCCGGTGTGAAGACCCGCGGTATTCTGGGTGAGATCCAGCTGGGAGCCATTCTGGAAGAGATCCTTGCCCCGGAACAGTACGACACCAACGTGGCCACCATTCCGGGCAGCACCCAGCGGGTGGAGTACGCCATCCGGATGCCCGGCGCGGACGGCGGCACGGTGTGGCTGCCCATCGACTCCAAGTTCCCCGGCGACACCTATGCCCATTTACAGGATGCGCAGGCATCCGGCGACGCACAGGCCGTGGAGAACGCCCGCCACGCACTGGAGCTGGTGCTGCGGGCCGAGGCCAAGGACATCCGGGAAAAATATGTGGAGCCGCCCTACACCACGGCGTTCGGCATCCTGTTCCTGCCCTTCGAGGGTTTGTATGCCGAGGTGGTGAACGCGGGCCTGCTGGAAGTGCTGCAGCGGGACTATCAGGTGAACATTGCAGGCCCCAGCACCATGGCAGCGCTGCTCAACAGCCTGCAGATGGGCTTCAAGACCCTTGCCATCCAGAAGCGCTCCGGTGAGGTATGGCAGCTGCTGGGTGCGGTGAAGACCGAATTTGACAAGTTCGGGCAGGGACTTTCCAAGATGCAGCAGCGCCTGCGCCAGACCGACGAAGAGCTGGATAATCTCATTGGCGTGCGCAGCCGTGCCATCAGCCGCAAGCTGCGCGCGGTGCAGACCATGGACGAAAGCGCTGCTGCCGCTCTGCTGGAACTGGATGCTGAGCCGGGCAAACCGGTGGCGGCACGTCTGCCGGAGAATGGGGAAGAGCTCTGA
- the htpG gene encoding molecular chaperone HtpG: MAKKEFQAESKKLMDMMINSIYTNKEIFLRELISNASDAIDKLYYKSLTDPSVGMNKGDFRILITRDQENRILTIEDNGIGMTKEELEQNLGTIAHSGSLDFKKDNKDENIDIIGQFGVGFYSSFMVADKVTVISKAYGSDEAWQWESSGVDGYEMTPAQKDTAGTQIILHIKPDTETDHYDNFLDEYGIVAIVKKYSDYVRYPIQMERQHERQKPEPDPKPEDYKPEWETYTELETLNSMVPIWKKQKSEVTDEEYANFYKEKFGDYTDPARVIVSRTEGTANYNALLFVPSHRPYDFYTKDYEKGLALYASGVLIMEKCADLLPDYFSFVKGIVDSQDLSLNISREMLQKDNQLKLIHNALEKKIKNELHAMLANDREKYEEFWKEFGRQIKFGAYSDYGMHAELLRDLLLFWSAKEQKMVTLQEYVDKMPAEQKYIYFAAGDSTDRLAKLPAAELVMDKGYDVLLLTEDVDEFCLQILRTYPRKDAEGKDGTVEFKNVNSGDLGLETEEEKKAAEDATAENKNLFDAMKDALDGKVKEVKVSTRLKDHPVCLSADGPLSIEMEKVLSKQPGSEGVKSDKVLELNVNHPVFAVLKAAQEAGDTDKLKKYSALLYAQAQLIEGLPVDDPAAYAEAVCSLMK; the protein is encoded by the coding sequence ATGGCTAAGAAAGAATTTCAGGCTGAAAGCAAAAAGCTGATGGATATGATGATCAACTCCATCTACACCAATAAGGAAATTTTCCTGCGCGAGCTGATCTCCAACGCATCGGATGCCATCGATAAGCTCTATTATAAGAGCCTGACCGATCCTTCTGTGGGCATGAACAAGGGCGATTTTCGCATCCTCATCACCCGCGATCAGGAGAACCGCATCCTGACCATTGAGGATAACGGCATCGGCATGACCAAAGAGGAACTTGAGCAGAATCTGGGCACCATTGCTCACTCCGGTTCTCTGGATTTCAAGAAGGACAACAAGGACGAGAACATCGATATCATCGGCCAGTTTGGTGTCGGCTTCTACTCTTCCTTCATGGTAGCCGATAAAGTCACCGTCATTTCCAAGGCTTATGGCTCGGATGAAGCATGGCAGTGGGAGTCCTCCGGTGTGGACGGCTACGAAATGACCCCCGCCCAGAAGGACACCGCAGGCACCCAGATCATCCTGCACATCAAGCCGGATACTGAGACGGACCACTATGACAACTTCCTCGATGAGTACGGCATCGTGGCCATCGTGAAGAAATACAGCGACTACGTGCGCTATCCCATCCAGATGGAGCGCCAGCACGAGCGCCAGAAGCCGGAACCCGATCCCAAGCCGGAGGATTATAAGCCCGAATGGGAGACTTACACCGAGCTGGAAACTCTGAACAGCATGGTGCCCATCTGGAAAAAGCAGAAGAGCGAAGTGACCGACGAGGAGTACGCGAACTTCTATAAGGAAAAGTTTGGCGATTATACCGACCCCGCCCGCGTCATCGTCAGCCGCACCGAGGGCACTGCAAATTATAATGCCCTGCTGTTCGTGCCCAGCCACCGTCCCTACGACTTCTACACCAAGGATTATGAAAAGGGTCTGGCCCTGTACGCATCCGGCGTGCTCATTATGGAGAAGTGCGCCGACCTGTTGCCCGATTACTTCAGCTTCGTCAAAGGCATTGTGGACAGTCAGGATCTGAGCCTGAACATCAGCCGCGAGATGCTGCAGAAGGACAACCAGCTCAAGCTGATCCACAACGCTCTGGAAAAAAAGATCAAGAACGAGCTGCACGCCATGCTGGCCAATGACCGCGAGAAGTACGAGGAATTCTGGAAAGAGTTCGGCCGTCAGATCAAGTTCGGTGCTTACTCCGACTACGGCATGCACGCCGAGCTGCTGCGCGACCTGCTGCTGTTCTGGTCTGCCAAGGAGCAGAAGATGGTCACTCTGCAGGAGTATGTGGACAAGATGCCCGCTGAGCAGAAGTATATCTACTTTGCTGCCGGTGATTCTACCGACCGTCTGGCAAAGCTGCCCGCCGCTGAGCTGGTCATGGATAAGGGCTATGACGTCCTGCTGCTGACCGAGGATGTGGATGAGTTCTGCCTGCAGATCCTGCGCACCTATCCCCGCAAGGATGCCGAGGGCAAGGACGGCACCGTGGAGTTCAAGAATGTCAACAGCGGTGATCTGGGCCTTGAGACCGAGGAAGAGAAGAAGGCCGCCGAGGACGCTACCGCTGAGAACAAGAACCTGTTCGATGCCATGAAGGACGCTCTGGACGGCAAGGTGAAAGAGGTCAAGGTCTCTACCCGCCTGAAGGATCACCCTGTGTGCCTGAGTGCTGACGGCCCGCTGTCCATTGAGATGGAAAAAGTGCTGTCCAAGCAGCCCGGCAGCGAAGGCGTAAAGAGCGATAAGGTTCTGGAACTGAATGTCAACCACCCCGTGTTCGCCGTGCTCAAGGCCGCACAGGAGGCCGGTGACACCGACAAGCTCAAGAAGTACAGTGCTCTGCTGTACGCACAGGCTCAGCTGATCGAAGGCCTGCCGGTGGATGATCCCGCCGCCTACGCCGAGGCCGTCTGCAGTCTGATGAAGTAA
- a CDS encoding HD domain-containing protein, whose product MQLSEIEREQLYAIVEKYDHHPDVQRMREYIQHGSVTTYQHCKNVALVSFWLNRRLHLHADETSLAVGALLHDFYLYDWHTTGTFHGLRRLFEMHGFSHPGYACVNAKRVFSITTKEQSIIASHMWPLTFRHVPTCREAVIVCLADKYCAVVESMFQRSRAGAVVDGSVDIDGEEW is encoded by the coding sequence ATGCAGCTTTCTGAGATCGAGCGCGAACAGCTTTATGCCATCGTTGAAAAATACGATCATCACCCGGATGTGCAGCGGATGCGGGAGTACATCCAGCACGGCTCTGTCACCACCTACCAGCATTGCAAGAATGTGGCGCTGGTGAGCTTCTGGCTCAACCGCCGTCTGCATCTGCACGCTGACGAGACCTCGCTGGCAGTGGGTGCCCTGCTGCATGATTTTTATCTGTACGACTGGCACACCACCGGTACCTTTCACGGCCTGCGCCGCCTGTTTGAGATGCACGGCTTCTCCCATCCGGGCTATGCCTGCGTCAATGCAAAGCGGGTGTTCAGCATTACCACAAAGGAACAGAGCATCATTGCAAGCCACATGTGGCCGCTGACCTTCCGTCATGTGCCCACCTGCCGCGAAGCAGTCATCGTCTGTCTGGCCGATAAGTACTGCGCCGTGGTGGAAAGCATGTTCCAGCGTTCCCGTGCCGGTGCCGTGGTGGACGGCAGCGTGGACATCGACGGCGAAGAGTGGTAA
- a CDS encoding alpha/beta hydrolase, whose protein sequence is MKHRICTAAACICLLLMMALPAFAAEYGEPDITPQTTMGEIRSNPSILGAGVWTYSKEQNLPGTEDWCNDQTLEKYVSSHVAQDCADGLNLLIRNYNAGVQITYKLYSEQEIAEDSSRNNAEFYYYPASTPDAKYALVLSGNILNRTAELKECISTAYQLHQKGYAVFVMRYRAYPDNDNNGPIEDIARAVKYIIGHAQQFGVQTESYALIGYSSGGHLAGLFASDALGYKNYGLPKPGAVILAYPIVQFSEITPIYRVGIDPFVCGRFYYEYSLADLITEDYPPVYFWYGRDDLTLNLLCWPLQGPALSKAMAAHGVPYKEVVYDHAAHGIGLGRGTAADGWLDEAAAFWEEQTK, encoded by the coding sequence TTGAAACACAGGATATGCACCGCAGCAGCCTGTATCTGTCTGCTGCTGATGATGGCGCTGCCCGCATTTGCAGCAGAGTATGGCGAGCCGGATATCACGCCGCAGACCACCATGGGCGAGATCCGCTCGAACCCCAGCATCCTTGGCGCAGGCGTTTGGACCTATTCCAAGGAGCAGAACCTGCCCGGCACCGAGGACTGGTGCAATGACCAGACGCTGGAAAAATATGTGAGCAGCCATGTGGCACAGGATTGTGCCGATGGTCTGAACCTGCTCATCCGCAATTACAATGCGGGCGTGCAGATCACCTATAAGCTCTACTCGGAGCAGGAGATCGCCGAGGACAGCTCCCGCAACAATGCGGAGTTCTATTACTACCCGGCCAGCACGCCGGATGCAAAGTATGCGCTGGTGCTCTCCGGCAACATCCTAAACCGCACGGCAGAGTTAAAGGAGTGCATCTCCACAGCTTACCAGCTGCACCAGAAAGGCTATGCGGTGTTCGTGATGCGCTACCGCGCCTACCCGGATAACGACAACAACGGACCCATAGAGGACATTGCACGGGCGGTGAAGTACATCATCGGCCACGCACAGCAGTTCGGCGTGCAGACGGAAAGCTACGCCCTGATCGGCTATTCTTCCGGCGGACATCTGGCGGGCCTGTTTGCATCGGACGCTCTGGGCTATAAAAACTATGGCCTGCCCAAGCCCGGCGCAGTGATCCTGGCGTATCCCATCGTGCAGTTTTCCGAGATCACACCGATCTACCGTGTGGGCATCGACCCCTTTGTGTGCGGCCGGTTCTACTATGAATACAGCCTTGCCGACCTGATCACAGAGGACTATCCGCCGGTGTACTTCTGGTATGGCAGGGATGACCTGACCTTGAACCTGCTGTGCTGGCCGCTGCAGGGGCCGGCCCTCAGCAAGGCAATGGCCGCGCATGGCGTACCTTACAAAGAAGTGGTATATGACCACGCAGCCCATGGCATCGGCCTTGGCCGCGGCACGGCTGCGGATGGCTGGCTGGACGAAGCCGCTGCCTTCTGGGAAGAACAGACAAAATAA